The genomic stretch AACGTCGGCTGGGCCGTCGGGTCGTCTCTGGGCGTCTGGCTGGCCGGTTTCAGCCCGATGCTGCCGTTTATTATTTCCGGCGTGCTGGCGCTGGGCACCGTGATTTCACTCGGCTGGGGATTGCGTAATATCCCGCAAAAACCACCGCAAACTGAGCTGGAACAAAAACCGCTGCCCAAACCTAACCTGCGCCAGACGCTCAGCATTCTGGCTCATGATCGCCGCCTGATTTACTTCACGCTCGGCAGCACGCTGGGTTCGGTCGTCTTCGGGCAGTTCGCCGGTTATCTGTCGCAATATCTGATTCTGGTTTCCAACGCGGCGTTTGCGTACAAAATTATCGGCGCTGTAATGATCACCAACGCCGTCATCGTGATCGTCTTCCAGTACGCGCTAAGCAGCCGGATGAAACAAAAAAGCCTGCTGAAATGGCTGCTGCTTGGTACGATTTTCTTCATCATCGGCCTGATTGGGTTCATGACCGCCGGGCAATCGGTGCTGTTCTGGATCATCGCGATGGCGATTTTCAGCTTCGGCGAGCTGATCGTCATTCCGGTCGAATACATGTTTATCGACTATATCGCGCCGGAAAACATGAAAGGCAGCTACTACGGGATGCAAAACCTGAGCAATCTCGGCGGCGCGATAAACCCGGTGATGTGCGGATTTCTGCTTAGTTACGCCGCGCCGCCGGTGATGTTTATCGCGCTGATTGCCGCGTCGGCGGGCGGGCTGGTGTTCTTCTGGATGGGGCACCGGCTGGCGGCGCGGACAGCGTAAAAAAAGCCCTGAACGCACGGCGGTCAGGGCCTGATTTCATAGCGGAGTGAATTACTCTTCCAGCCCCCGGTTTTTCAGCATCGGCTCAATGGACGGTGCTTTGCCGCGCCAGGTTTTATACAGTTTTTCCAGATCCTCACTGTTGCCGCGCGAGAGGATTTGATCACGGAATTTCTGACCATTTTCCCGCGTCAGGCCGCCTTGTTCGGTGATCCCGGCAAAGGCATCGTCGGCCAGCATTTCTGTCCACAGATACGCGTAATACCCGGCGGCGTAGCCATTCCCCCAGATATGCTGGAAATAGCTGGAACGGTAGCGCGGCGGCACGTACGCCAGATTCACTTTGTCCTTCGCCAGCGATTCGGCTTCGAACTTATCGACATCCTGCTGTGGTTCCGTGGCGCTCAGGCTGTGCCAGTGCATGTCGAGCAGCGCGGCGGCCAGCAGCTCGGTCATGTCATAACCTTTATTAAACTTGCTGGCTTTCTCGATTTTGTCCTGCAAAGCCTGCGGCATGACTTCGCCGGTCTGATAATGCTTCGCGAAGTGAGTAAACACTTTCGGGTCACTCGCCCAGTGCTCGTTAAACTGGGACGGGAACTCGACGAAATCGCGCGGCGTTGCAGTGCCTGAAAGGCTTGGATATTGCTGGTCGGCAAACAGCCCGTGCAGCGTATGGCCGAACTCGTGGAACATCGTGATCACGTCATCCCACGACAACAACGCCGGTTGCCCCGCCGCCGGTTTCTGGAAGTTAGCGACGTTGTAAATCACCGGTTTGGTGCCGAGCAGTTTGGACTGATCGACGAAATTACTCATCCACGCGCCGCCGCCTTTGTTATCACGCTGATAATAATCGGCGTAAAACAGCGCCATCGATTTGCCGTCTTTATCGAAGACTTCAAAAACGCGCACATCCGGGTTCCAGACTGGCAGGTCTTTGCGCTCTTTAAACGTGATGCCGTACAGCAGATTTGCCGCGTAGAATACGCCGTTTTCCAGCACGTTATTCAGCTCGAAGTACGGTTTGATCTGCGCATCGTCGAGATCGTATTTCTCTTTGCGGACCTGCTGGGCGTAATGCTGCCAGTCCCAGGCCGCTACGCTGAATCCGCCCTTTTGCTTATCGATTTCTGACTGAATATCTTTCGCCTCACGCTCCGCGCGGGCAGTCGCGGCTGGCACAATTTTGTGCATGAAATCCAGCGCAGCCTGCGGCGTTTTCGCCATCTGGTCTTCCAGCTTCCACGCCGCATAGCTCGGGAATCCAAGCACTATGGCCTGTTCTGCGCGGACTTTCGCCAGTTTCGCGATAAGCTCACGCGTATCGTTGGCATCGCCTTTTTCAGCGCGATTGATGGACGCATCGTACAGCGCCTTGCGCGTATCGCGGTTTTCCAGCGACTGCAATAAAGGCTGCTGCGTGGTGTTTTGCAGCACCAGCAACCACGCGTTATCCAGCTTGCGGTCTTTGGCCGCCTGCGCCGCGGCGGAAAGTTCAGCTTCGCTCAGCCCGGCAAGCTGCGCTTTATCATTTACCGTCAGCCCGCCCGCTTTTGTCGCCGCGAGGAGTTTATTGGTGAACTGCGTACTCAGCGTCGCCGCCTGCTGGTTCAGCGCTTTGAGATTGTCTTTATCGGCATCCGAAAGATTCGCGCCCGCCAGCTCAAAATCTTTGTACGTCACTTCAATCAGACGCTGCGATTCCGCATCCAGCTTCAGGGTATTGCGCTGGTTATACACGGTTTTCAGGCGGGCAAATAATTTGCTGTTGAGATGAATGCTGTCGTCCATCGCCGCCAGCTTTGGCGAGGTATCTTCATCAATTTTTTGCAGCGTATCGTTGGTATTCGCGCCGGTCATCGCGCCGAAAACGCTCTGTACGCGCTGCAACGTGCCGCCGGATTTTTCCAGCGCCACATAGGTATTTTCGAACGTCGGGGGTGAAGAGTCGTTGGCTATTTTATCGACGTCGGCAAGTTTCTGACGGATACCTTCGAGCAACGCCGGTTCATAATCGCTGTCTTTATACAGATTGAATTGCGGTGCCTGATATTCAAGCGGGCTCGGTTTCAGAAACGGATTATCTTTAACAATGGCATGGTTCATGACGGGCTCCTGCGTGGCGGGCTGCACGCTCTGCGCAGCGCCTGCAAACTGGCTCATGGCCAGACTGGTTGCCAAAAAGAGGTAGGACAAACGCATTTCAGTCTTCCTTATCTGATTAAGAGAAATTGCTCCGTTAAGCCATTGAGAATAGACCCCGGTCGCCGATCCGGCAAAAGAAGTGCGTAAGGTAATCGTGTGATGACAAGGGGTTTCAATATTTTCAGGGGAATTTTTCTGTCAGGATATTGCCCTTCGCAGCGCGTAAAAATGGCAGGAAACCATCATGATTAAAGACCAGACTTTCACCGGCCAGCGTTTTGGCGTGAAACAATTCACCGGCGAAACACTGGAAAATTGCCGCTTTTACCGCTGCCATTTCGACAGCTGCGATTTGTCGGAAACCGCTTTTACGAACTGTCTGTTTTACGATGACGACGAACAAACCGGCTGCTCGTTCCAGCACGCAAAACTCCAGGACGCCAGTTTTAAACACTGCGACCTGACAATGGCTGATTTCAAAAACATTCAGGCGCTCGGTCTGGAGATCCGCGAAAGCAAAGCCACCGGCGCAGATTTCAGCGGTGCCAGCTTTATGAATATGATCACTACCCGCACCTGGTTTTGCAGCGCGTTCATGACCAAAAATAACTTCAGCTACGCCAACTTCAGCAAAGTCATTCTGGAAAAATGTGAGCTGTGGGAAAACCGCTGGACCGGCGCCAATGTGCAAGGCGCGAACCTCAGCGGCTCCGACCTTTCCGGCGGAGAATTCACCGAGTTCGACTGGAATAATGTGAACATCACCCACTGCGACCTGACCAATTCCGACCTGGGCGAATTAAATCTCCGGAAAGTCGATCTCGACGGCGTGAAAATCGACGACTGGCAGCAAAGCCATTTGCTGGAAAGGTTGGGGGTGGTTGTTATTCACTCTAAGTGACAGCATTCGAAATGATCATGACGCCTTATTGTACTGCGCCCAGAAACTGTATTTACGCCCGTGTTTGGCTTTAACTTTCGCCATATACTCGACATGGTTTTGCAATGAAGAATAAGCATCTATATTTTTATCGAGCTGATCTAATTGCTGTAAATAACGGGCACCGTGATGATAAGCCTGTGTTCTACCGCGTTCTAAAATATCGTCTGTCAGAGTGCGTAGCAGGATGATGCGGAAAAGTCTGTTCTCCTCAGGCACTTTACCCAGCAGTGAAACTAACTGGATATAATGCCACTCAGAGAATTCAACAGCCTGTTCAATCGCGATTTTTTCGGCTTTAGAATTTTCCCCAAGCTTGAGTAATGGGTCCAGTTGATCGTAAAGCTCTGTTTCATTCGAGACCAAAACAATCAGCTTTTCGCGTAATTCCCTTGCATACTCCTCAGAAACCAAAGGTTGCACTCGTTGAAAATTCTCAAACGTCGGGCTGGCATCCATCAGCTCAATCAATGTGCTCAGGTGTTTTTCCGGTTGATTTAATCCCAGATAACACTCGGCTAATAACGACAAACGTCTTGCATCAGGTTTGTTCCTCCCATGTTCTCCCCAGTCTTTTTGCAACCAATTCAGGGCTTCATCATAAGCGCTGCAGCTAAGACTGAATTGAACCATGCTTTCCATTTGCAGAGAATTTGGCTCAGGGCTTCCCAACAGAGTCGCTCTGATGAACAGAGTAGGATCTTTCAAAGCCTCAGCAATACTGTGAAGATTAACCGACCAGTTTATAGATTCTATGTCGCCTTTTTTCTTCTTCAGCGAAGCAACTAACCCTCGCTCGTAATAATCTGCCAGTTGCCTTAATTCATCTTCTGAAAGTAACTGGTTTGCATTCGGCAATAACAAATCCAGAACGCCATAATCATTATTATCAGCTAATTTTTTGATAACCGGCACCCAACCTGTTGCCGGCACAGCGCTCAGGCTGGCTGTTTTTAACCACAGTAAACAAGTATCCCGATAAACGTCGCCGACGCTGCCATCCGAATCATCACAACGGTTCAGGCTATTTTCTGCAGTATCCAGAAGATCGTCGGCTAATTTAAATGCCAAATCGGGTGAGCCCGGTAAAACAGTATTCTCGATATCCATCTGTAACTGATAGATTTCTTCAGCCAGTTCACCTGCTTGGTAATAACTGTAAAAATAGGTGGATCGGCCCAGAGATTTGATCTCTTTTTTGAGGGATTTAACTAATTCACTGATGTCTTTTTTGAGTAAGAGTCGCTCTATTTTTGCATCCAAAAAGTCATCTTCACCATAAAGCGAAACAATAAACCGCGCCAACTCAACGCTGTCTAATAAAGCGAGTTCATCGGCTAAACCTTGTTGTTTTTTCATGATCTTGCTCCTGACACAATTATCCCGCATGGCTCCCATTGAGCAGCGCGGCGGCCATGCCATCAAGGTGAGATTTGATTTTTTCCCAGTGCGGCATGACCTGTTTCATCAGGCGGTAAAACTGCTCGCTGTGATTGTGTTCAGCAAGATGACAAAGCTCATGCAAAATTACGTAATCGATGCATTCACGCGGCGCTTTCACCAGATGAGGGTTCAGCGTAATGCGCCCTTGCGGTGAACAGCTTCCCCACTGGGTTTGCATGGTCTGAACACGCAAAGGTGGCCGGTCACTGACCCATAACGCCTGCCCGAGCATTTCTTCCAGCCGTCTGGCGAAAACCTCTTTGGCGCGGTCTTTGTACCATTCATTGAGTAAAACCCGGATCCGCTCCGGGTTTCTTTCCCGTACGGTAATTTCCAGCCTGCCGCGCAGCATTTTGACGCGCTGTCTCTGCGCAGGCTCAACCAGGATTTTCAGCATGTACTGCTTGCCGAGGTAGTAGTGGCTTTCGCCGCTGATATATTGCCGGTCGGTGATGTGCTGTTGCTGGGCACGAAACTCCCGCAGCTGTTGCCAGATCCAGCGGCCGCGTTTTTTCACCGCGCCGAGCACTTCTTCATCTGAGCTGTTTTCAGGCGCAGCCACCTGTATCCGGCAGTCCGGATGCACTTTGATCAGCACTTTGCTTTTCTGGCTACGCCGGACGCTGATTTCAAAACAAATCCGCTCATCCCCGTAGTGAAAACACAGGTTCGGTGACGCTTTTTGCGGACGCGGGACTGCAATTCGGACGCTCATTTTATCCCTCAGACACCGGACAGGCCGACGCGGGTGATTTGCACCACGCTTTCAATAATCATATTCACCTGATGGATACCCGCGCCAACGCTTTTACATTCTTGGAATAAACACGGCAGCAAACTGGTACGGATCGCTGATTCGATATTTTGCGTATTAATAGAATTTTCAGTGACGGCGCGGTCAACGGCGGTATCAACGATAAACGCCAGTTCTGTCCATTTCTTTTCAACCTGCGAGTCTGCCACCGCAAACACCTGAGGTAAGGCTTTTTTGAAAACGCCGTAATAAGCCTGTGCGTGTTTATTGCTGCCAAAAGCATCCGGGATGTCCTGTAACCGGCGGTTTTCAACGTCCTGCATGAATTCGGTATACAACAGATATTGCTTTGACGGGTGATCGAACTGCTTTTCAGCTTCTTCGATAGTTTTCAGTAATAAGGTGGAGAACTGTTCGCGGGCATACGGATCATCATGCAAATCCTGTTCAATCATTTTCGTAACGCGGGTTTTGATGATGTCAGTTTCATTGCGGGTTTTATCTTCCGACCAGGAAGCATCGGGGGTTTTCGGTTTGTGCCGCCCCATTTTTGAGACGTCATAGACCGCCTCCGGCTCCTGTATCTGCACGCCGACCACGTGTTTATCCAGCAGATTTTTTACCTGGCTGGCATATTCTTCGTAATCTACCGTTTCACCGGCGTCCTCTTTAATTTGCAGACGCAAAATCGAAAGCTGGCGCACGGTCTCTTTGTAATTATAACGGTCAGCATCACTAAAACTGTTGTCTTCGAAGAAAGTCGCCGACTGCAATGCCACTTTCAGACAGCTGGAAAACGCACTGAGCGCCTCGTAAAAATCTTCCCGCGCCTTCAGATGGATATCCACAAACTCGCCGTTGCGCTGTTCCATTTTCGGCACCAGCACCTGACGCAGCTGTTCCGCATCACCGGTATTTACACCGTCGAAAATCGCCCACAGCGTTTTGTATAACAGAGGCAGACGCTTATATTCGCTGCTCATCTGATTATACAGGCCGTCGATATCGTTGATGTCATATCCGCCCTGCGTGCGTGATGCCAGATCCTGATATTTGGCAATTGTGGTATCCAGCTCGGCCAGCACGCCGCGATAGTCGATCAGCAGACCTTCTTTCTTTTTGTCATGCAGCCGGTTTACGCGGGCAATGGCCTGGATCAGGTTGTGGCCTTTCAGCGATTTATCGATGTAAAGCACGGCGTTCTGCGGCTCATCAAAGCCCGTCAGCAATTTATCGACTACGATCAGCAGCTTCAGGTTTTCATCTTTCTCAAAGCGGGTAATCAGTGCCTGAGTATATTTGCGTTCATCCTGGCTGCCGACGTTATCCTTCCACCATTTTGAGACTGCTGGCAGCGTGGCTTCGTCGATGTCGGTATTGCCCTCGCGGGTGTCCGGCGGGCTCATGACCACTGCAGACTCAAACAGACCGGCTTCATCGAGGTACTTTTTGTATTTGATGGCGGAAAGTTTACTGTCGCACGCCAGCTGGCCTTTCAGCCCGTCGGCGATGTGTTTACTGAAATGATTGGCGACGTCGAGCGCGATTAAGCGGATACGATCATCGGCGCTTTGCACTTGACCTTTACGGGAATACTTACGCTTTAAGTCAGCGCGCTGCGCCTCGCTTAATCCTTTCGTGATGCGGTCAAACCAGCTGTCGACGGCTTTCTCGTTCACGTTCAGCTCAGGTTTTCTCTCTTCATACAGCAGCGGCGATACGGCTTTATCCTCCACCGCGCGCTGCATGGTGTAGGCGTGAACTATCGGCCCAAATTTGTTGGTCGTTTTGTCGTCTTTGAGCAACGGCGTACCGGTAAACGCGACAAATGCGGCATTCGGCAACGCGAGTTTCATGCGGATATGGTTTTCGCCGCCCTGACTGCGGTGGCCTTCGTCGATCAGCACAACAATATTGGCGTCGTCGTTGTAACATTCGGGCAATTCGGTTGCCGACGTAAATTTCTGAATAAGCGAGAAGATAATCCGCTCTTTACCTTTACTGATCTGTTCCGCCAGCCGCGCGCCGGAGGTGGCCATCGCATTCCTGAAATCATTTTTCCCGGATAACTGATCGCCCGAAGCGAAGCTCTTGCTGAGCTGGGCTTGCAGATCAACGCGGTCGGTAACGATGATAAACCGGCAGGCTTTCAGCGAGTCATCCAGCAGAAGCGCCTTGCTGAACAGCACCATCGTCAGCGATTTCCCTGAACCGGTGGTATGCCAGATAACACCGCCCTCGCGGCCACCTTTGGCGTTTTTCAGCTTAATGCGGTCCGTCAGACGTTTGATGCCGAACACCTGCTGATAGCGGGCAATCACTCTGCCAATCTTTTTGTCGAACAAGGTATACAGGCGGATCATGTCCAGCAAACGCGCCGGTAAAAGCAGGCTGATAAGCATCTGATCCTGGCCGGTCACAGCCAGTTTCCCGCCCGCAATCAGTTTCTGATACCAGTCTAAATCTTCGGGTTTACGGTGGCTGAACAGGCGGGTGATTTGCTGCGGGCTAAGTTTTTTATTCTTCACCGCCAGCATTTCAGCATCGGTGATATCTTCTTCGCGCCAGCCACCCCAGAATTTCAGCGGTGTGCCGCAGGTGGCGTAGCGCCCGTCGCTGCCGTTAATCGAGAGCAGTATCTGGCTGTAGACGAACAGATGCGGGATTTCGTCATGCATCTGATTACGCAGGTTTTGGGAAATACCTTCTTCGAGTGTCGGGCCTTTCTTGCCCTGATTGACCGGGCGCTTAGCCTCGATCACCACCATCGGAATGCCATTCACAAAACCGACGATATCCGGTTTCCGGCAATCAAAATGCGAGGACCCGATGCCGCCGGTGCGGGTGACGCGAAACTCTTCGGTCACCAGGAAGCTGTTATTGGCGATATTTTTCCAGTCCACCAGTTCAACGGTCTGGCTGGTTTTACGGCCATCAATAAACTCGGTCACCGTGATGCCATACAGCAAATGATTATGCATACGCTGATTCGCCAGCTTCAGCCCTTCGTTGAGCGCCGGGCTGCACACTTCACTGATAATGTTTTCGACAGATTTTTCGGATAACGGATGTTCTTTTCCGGCGTAATGAAAACGGCGGGTTTGCAGCACCCGGCGCAGCTCTTCGCGCAATACCACGCTGTCCTGTTTGCCGTCGCGGGCGTCCAGCGCCTGCTGCGGAGAAAGAAAACGCCAGCCCATGTGGGTCAGCAAAGTCAGCGCCGGTAATTTGGCGATGTATTCTTCTTCAAACTTCGGTGGCGTGTGCAGCCCGGGTTGCGACATCAGTTAGTCCTTTTTCTGCGCAATGGCGTGAAGTGCCTCAATATTGCTTTTCGCGCCTTCCGCTTCTTTCAGGCGACGACGCTGTTCGGTGAATTGTTCATATTGCTGGCAGGCTTTTTCATCAGCTTCTTTTTTACTGGTTTTACCGCTGCCCTGCAAAATATCCAGTTCATTAAAATTAAGAAACTGTTCCAGCTTATCCTGCCAGCTTTTTAAGAATATCTGCTGACGGCGTTTAGTCTGGTCTTCGGCGTAATCCAGCCACATGGAGATAATACGGTTGAGCTGGTCGATTTCCTCTTCGCGCAGATAATTTTTGGCGATGGTGATATCGGTTTTACGCACGTTGTCATATTTGAAACTGGTCAGCCCCATATCAGGCAGATTAACGTCAGCACGCTGAGCGATGATTTCCGCCGCGGTTAAACCGGTGCAGGCAAAATGTAATTTGTTCTGGATGGCCTGAAAGAACCGGGCGGTTTCTTTATCCGACGGCTGATAATCCGCTGCCATGGCAAATATATCTTTAATGCGCAAATAAATGCGGCGCTCGCTGGCACGAATATCGCGGATGCGTTCCAGCATCTCATCGAAATAATCCGGCACCACCGATTGCCCGACAGGCGGATTTTTCAGCCGCACATCGTCCATCACAAACCCTTTAATGACATATTCCTGCAGGGTTTGCGTTGCCCACTGGCGGAACTGCGTACCCCTGGCAGAACGGACGCGATAGCCGACGGACAGAATCACTGCCAAATTATAATGACGGATCTGCCGGTTTATCTGCCTTACGCCTTCGGTTTGAACTTGTAAGTAATCCTTACAGGTTGAACTTTGAGCATGTTCACCTTCTGCATAAACCGCTTTGATATGCTGGGTGATTGCCTGCGGTGTGACCTGATAAAGCTCTGACATCCCTGCCTGAGAAAGCCACAACGTATCTGACTCAAAGCGACATTCCAGCCGTACGCGCCCGTCAGCGCTTTGAAACAGAACAAATTCTCCCGCCGGAGCCGTTGTCACTTTCTCATCCATCAGGCTGTCTCCACGTTCACCCGGCGCTTGCCGGTCAGCAATTGCTGCATCAGGGCCGCCTTTTCCTGTTTCAGGAAGGCCAGTTTCTTTTGCAGAAGCTCTATTTCGTTATCTGCGGCGGTGAGAACGGCGGCGATTTTTTGTTGTTCTGGGAGTGGGGGAAGATTTATTTCCACTGATCGTAAAATAGAAAGATTTAGCCCGCCTCGTCCTCCATCACCTCCTGAAAGTGAACGTAGCTCACTGTATCGGCTATCCATATTTTGATATATAAACTCAGCGTAAGCTTTTTGGGGGTTGAAAATAGCAGCAGCTATAGACTGGTTTGTACATAACTCAATTTTATTTAATGCAACAGTACCCCGCGTCTTTCCTTGCCCAGCCAATGCTATTAGCAAACAATCTCTCGGGAGTATTTTTGCACTGGAGTTAGAAAGGCCAAGTTCAGTGATACGCCCTGTAACTTCATATACTTTTTTAAGATTTATTTCTCCCGAATTCATCCACGGTATATCTCCATCCCAATACTCTTTTTTACTAGTAAGTGGTGTCGCTCCTGCGGTTAGTAATGATATCTCACCTAATCTAGTATAATTCCACTCTCCCTCAAACCCCGGCAGCCGCTTCTTCCCGGTCAACAAACTCTGCATCAGCGATTTTTTCTGCTGCTGACTGTTGCCGATAAGATGTTCCGTGGTTGTAATCGCCTTATCCCAGGTAGAGAGGATTTTGGCGATTTTTGTTTGTTCTGGGAGTGGGGGGAGTAAAACCAACACATTGCGCAATCGATCAGGCGAAGTATGTTTTACCTTTGTACCTGAGGCTTGCTCAGCAATCTGTTTTCTTACATCAGGAGAGTTATATATTAAATATATAAAATTAAGGTCTATACGCTTAGGGTCCGTAATACTTATCAGGCCTAATCTCTGATTATGTAAATACTTGCCATCCAAGGGAATAGAAATAGCACTACCTAACAATCCTGCGGCTTGCTCAGTCATTGCTAATAAAACACTACCTTTATTAAGAATATATCCGTTAGGAATATCCCCAGTGTAATATTTAGTCTTGTGCTTTTGGTCACGGAAACCGCCATGCTCATAAAAATGCCCAGGAGTTAAAAGTACATAATCACCTTGCTCAGAGAAAAATTCACTCTTGAAAGCAAAACCATGTTTTATAGATATGAATTTTTCAAAAGTGGTTTTCTCCCAATTCTCCGGAATCTTACTCATAACCCAGCTCCTTCAGATATCCCGCCATTTCCACTTCCAGCGCATTGAGCTGAGCGGTTAATGCCAGACGCTCTTCCCGAACAGCGACCAGATCGATTTCCTCTTCTTCTTCAAAGGTATCGACATAGCGCGGGATATTCAGGTTGTAGTCGTTGTCCTGAATCTCTTTCAGGCTGGCGATATAGGCGTATTTCTCTACGCTGTCGCCTTCGCGGTAAGTGGCAACGATTTTGGCGATATTTTCCGGGCTGAGTTCGTTCTGGTTTTTATTAGATTTATATTCCCGGCTGGCATCGATAAATAGCACGTTTTTATCGATTTTATTCTTTTTGAAAATGAGGATCGCCGCCGGAATACCGGTGCCGTAAAACAGTTTTTCCGGCAGGCCGATCACCGCATCCAGCAGGTTTTCGTCGATGACCTGCTGGCGAATCTTCCCTTCGCTGGAGCCGCGAAACAGCACGCCGTGCGGAACAACAACGCCCATGCGACCCTTTACCGGATCGAGGGTTTCGAGCATATGCGAAATAAACGCAAAATCACCTTTGGTTTTAGGCGGCATTCCCCGATGGAAGCGGTCGAATTTATCGACTTCGTTATTACCGAGTTCATCCTGAGCCCACCAATCTGAGAGGCTAAACGGCGGGTTGGCGGTTACCAGACTAAACAGCATCAGGCCACCTTTCTTATCCAGCAATTTCGGGTTACGAAGCGTGTCACCCCACTCAATTCTGTGGTTATCTTCGCCGTGCAAAAACATGTTCATTTTCGCCAGCGCCCAGGTA from Rahnella sikkimica encodes the following:
- a CDS encoding virulence RhuM family protein; amino-acid sequence: MDEKVTTAPAGEFVLFQSADGRVRLECRFESDTLWLSQAGMSELYQVTPQAITQHIKAVYAEGEHAQSSTCKDYLQVQTEGVRQINRQIRHYNLAVILSVGYRVRSARGTQFRQWATQTLQEYVIKGFVMDDVRLKNPPVGQSVVPDYFDEMLERIRDIRASERRIYLRIKDIFAMAADYQPSDKETARFFQAIQNKLHFACTGLTAAEIIAQRADVNLPDMGLTSFKYDNVRKTDITIAKNYLREEEIDQLNRIISMWLDYAEDQTKRRQQIFLKSWQDKLEQFLNFNELDILQGSGKTSKKEADEKACQQYEQFTEQRRRLKEAEGAKSNIEALHAIAQKKD
- a CDS encoding restriction endonuclease subunit S, with the protein product MSKIPENWEKTTFEKFISIKHGFAFKSEFFSEQGDYVLLTPGHFYEHGGFRDQKHKTKYYTGDIPNGYILNKGSVLLAMTEQAAGLLGSAISIPLDGKYLHNQRLGLISITDPKRIDLNFIYLIYNSPDVRKQIAEQASGTKVKHTSPDRLRNVLVLLPPLPEQTKIAKILSTWDKAITTTEHLIGNSQQQKKSLMQSLLTGKKRLPGFEGEWNYTRLGEISLLTAGATPLTSKKEYWDGDIPWMNSGEINLKKVYEVTGRITELGLSNSSAKILPRDCLLIALAGQGKTRGTVALNKIELCTNQSIAAAIFNPQKAYAEFIYQNMDSRYSELRSLSGGDGGRGGLNLSILRSVEINLPPLPEQQKIAAVLTAADNEIELLQKKLAFLKQEKAALMQQLLTGKRRVNVETA
- a CDS encoding type I restriction-modification system subunit M, with the protein product MNDKVKQDDINKALWDACDTFRGTISADTYKDFILTMLFLKYISDVWQDHYDTYQKEHGDSPELIEALMKSERFVLPRDASFYALYDRRYEAKNGERIDKALQAIEEENGTKLKEAGTSVFQDISFNTHKLGEEKQKNEILRALLEHFDKPELNLKLSRVGTLDVIGNAYEYLIKRFAAGGGQKAGEFYTPPEVSDLMAELLDPQPGDTICDPACGSASLLIKCGARVRTKHGSKNYALFGQEAIGSTWALAKMNMFLHGEDNHRIEWGDTLRNPKLLDKKGGLMLFSLVTANPPFSLSDWWAQDELGNNEVDKFDRFHRGMPPKTKGDFAFISHMLETLDPVKGRMGVVVPHGVLFRGSSEGKIRQQVIDENLLDAVIGLPEKLFYGTGIPAAILIFKKNKIDKNVLFIDASREYKSNKNQNELSPENIAKIVATYREGDSVEKYAYIASLKEIQDNDYNLNIPRYVDTFEEEEEIDLVAVREERLALTAQLNALEVEMAGYLKELGYE